A section of the Oncorhynchus tshawytscha isolate Ot180627B linkage group LG09, Otsh_v2.0, whole genome shotgun sequence genome encodes:
- the LOC112257801 gene encoding gamma-sarcoglycan-like — protein MVLQQYPPPAEGAEGPDTEEQNDDHRLGVYGWRKRCVYLLVLLLLSTLLVNIALTIWILRVTCLNTEGMGQLRITSDRVRLDGVSEFLFSLYAQEIHSKQDTSLLIHSESRNVTLQACNGKGGVLGSLNLGPQSMESVGQHFEVMTSTGKLLFSAGTEQVVVGVDKLTITGSDGAQCEHSIETSLVRAEHSMDLRLEAPTRSLHLDAPKGVHIKAVSGSGQAVSSMDISLLSMDGVLILDAERVQLPRLPLSGEGEKGSPGEQLYEVCVCPDGRLYLSKAGHTSTCHDNSHNC, from the exons ATGGTTTTGCAGCAATACCCCCCACCAGCAGAGGGTGCTGAAGGCCCGGACACAGAGGAGCAGAATGATGATCACAGGCTGGGGGTCTATGGCTGGAGGAAGCGCTGCGTCTATCTGCTGGTGCTTCTCCTGCTCTCCACCCTGCTGGTCAACATTGCCCTGACAATCTGGATCCTCAGGGTCACCTGTCTCAACACA GAAGGAATGGGGCAGCTGAGAATAACATCAGATCGGGTGAGGCTTGATGGAGTGTCCgagttcctcttctctctctacgcCCAAGAGATACACTCCAAACAG GACACCTCCCTTCTTATCCACTCTGAGTCCCGGAATGTCACGCTCCAAGCCTGCAATGGGAAAGGAGGTGTGTTAGGTAGCCTTAACCTGG GTCCACAATCCATGGAAAGCGTAGGACAACATTTTGAGGTGATGACAAGCACTGGGAAATTGTTATTTTCTGCTGGTACAGAACAGGTAGTTGTTGGAGTGGATAAGCTAACCATTACAG GGTCTGATGGTGCTCAGTGTGAACATTCCATAGAGACATCCCTGGTTAGGGCAGAGCATTCCATGGACTTGAG GCTAGAGGCCCCCACCCGGTCCCTCCACCTGGATGCTCCAAAGGGAGTCCACATCAAAGCAGTGTCCGGCAGCGGCCAGGCCGTGTCCAGCATGgacatctctctactctctatggACGGAGTG TTGATTCTGGATGCTGAGAGGGTGCAGCTGCCCAGGTTACCTctgagtggagaaggagagaaagggagtccTGGGGAGCAGttgtatgaagtgtgtgtgtgtcctgatggAAGACTGTACCTGTCCAAAGCTGGTCACACCTCCACCTGCCATGACAACAGTCACAATTGTTAA
- the LOC112257802 gene encoding tumor necrosis factor receptor superfamily member 19 isoform X2, with translation MEWKLKKILSLLLEVIILCYMVHGTAVENRECREQEYRDEAGDCIACRQCGSGQELSTECGFGYGAGARCAPCRPGRYKEEAGGQKCKPCLSCAHTSRLHRANCTTTGNAVCGDCLPGFYRKTKLSGFQDMDCVPCGDPPHAYEPLCSSRVNLVPLSSVVASSRDTVLAVVICIALTSVLLALILFCAIYCKRQLEKKPHEPCQGGSCHDAKFPSFENIQDHQLHQITSNCYHGTGITCVL, from the exons ATGGAGTGGAAGCTAAAGAAGATTCTGTCGCTTTTACTGGAGGTGATTATTTTGTGCTATATG GTTCATGGAACTGCAGTGGAGAATAGAGAATGCAGGGAGCAGGAGTACAGGGATGAAGCAGGGGACTGTATCGCCTGCAGACAGTGTGGATCTGGGCAGGAGTTATCCACG GAATGTGGTTTTGGCTATGGGGCGGGTGCTCGCTGTGCACCCTGCAGACCAGGGCGCTACAAAGAGGAAGCAGGAGGGCAGAAATGCAAGCCGTGTCTATCATGTGCCCACACCAGCCGCCTCCATAGAGCCAACTGCACCACCACAGGAAACGCTGTGTGTGGAGACTGTCTGCCCGG GTTCTATAGGAAAACCAAGCTGAGTGGGTTTCAGGACATGGACTGTGTACCCTGTGGAGACCCTCCTCATGCCTATGAGCCTCTCT GCAGTAGCAGGGTGAACCTGGTGCCCCTTTCGTCTGTTGTGGCAAGCTCCAGGGACACTGTCCTGGCTGTAGTCATCTGCATCGCTCTGACTTCTGTCCTACTGGCCCTAATACTTTTCTGTGCCATCTACTGCAAAAGACAGCTGGAGAAGAAACCTCATG AGCCATGCCAGGGTGGTAGCTGCCATGATGCAAAGTTCCCCAGCTTTGAGAATATTCAGGACCATCAGCTACATCAAATCACCTCAAACTGCTACCATGGCACAGGCATAACTTGTG TTCTCTGA
- the LOC112257802 gene encoding tumor necrosis factor receptor superfamily member 19 isoform X1, with amino-acid sequence MEWKLKKILSLLLEVIILCYMVHGTAVENRECREQEYRDEAGDCIACRQCGSGQELSTECGFGYGAGARCAPCRPGRYKEEAGGQKCKPCLSCAHTSRLHRANCTTTGNAVCGDCLPGFYRKTKLSGFQDMDCVPCGDPPHAYEPLCSSRVNLVPLSSVVASSRDTVLAVVICIALTSVLLALILFCAIYCKRQLEKKPHEPCQGGSCHDAKFPSFENIQDHQLHQITSNCYHGTGITCGMLFC; translated from the exons ATGGAGTGGAAGCTAAAGAAGATTCTGTCGCTTTTACTGGAGGTGATTATTTTGTGCTATATG GTTCATGGAACTGCAGTGGAGAATAGAGAATGCAGGGAGCAGGAGTACAGGGATGAAGCAGGGGACTGTATCGCCTGCAGACAGTGTGGATCTGGGCAGGAGTTATCCACG GAATGTGGTTTTGGCTATGGGGCGGGTGCTCGCTGTGCACCCTGCAGACCAGGGCGCTACAAAGAGGAAGCAGGAGGGCAGAAATGCAAGCCGTGTCTATCATGTGCCCACACCAGCCGCCTCCATAGAGCCAACTGCACCACCACAGGAAACGCTGTGTGTGGAGACTGTCTGCCCGG GTTCTATAGGAAAACCAAGCTGAGTGGGTTTCAGGACATGGACTGTGTACCCTGTGGAGACCCTCCTCATGCCTATGAGCCTCTCT GCAGTAGCAGGGTGAACCTGGTGCCCCTTTCGTCTGTTGTGGCAAGCTCCAGGGACACTGTCCTGGCTGTAGTCATCTGCATCGCTCTGACTTCTGTCCTACTGGCCCTAATACTTTTCTGTGCCATCTACTGCAAAAGACAGCTGGAGAAGAAACCTCATG AGCCATGCCAGGGTGGTAGCTGCCATGATGCAAAGTTCCCCAGCTTTGAGAATATTCAGGACCATCAGCTACATCAAATCACCTCAAACTGCTACCATGGCACAGGCATAACTTGTGGTATGTTGTTCTGTTAG
- the LOC112257802 gene encoding tumor necrosis factor receptor superfamily member 19 isoform X3, with translation MEWKLKKILSLLLEVIILCYMVHGTAVENRECREQEYRDEAGDCIACRQCGSGQELSTECGFGYGAGARCAPCRPGRYKEEAGGQKCKPCLSCAHTSRLHRANCTTTGNAVCGDCLPGFYRKTKLSGFQDMDCVPCGDPPHAYEPLCSSRVNLVPLSSVVASSRDTVLAVVICIALTSVLLALILFCAIYCKRQLEKKPHEPCQGGSCHDAKFPSFENIQDHQLHQITSNCYHGTGITCG, from the exons ATGGAGTGGAAGCTAAAGAAGATTCTGTCGCTTTTACTGGAGGTGATTATTTTGTGCTATATG GTTCATGGAACTGCAGTGGAGAATAGAGAATGCAGGGAGCAGGAGTACAGGGATGAAGCAGGGGACTGTATCGCCTGCAGACAGTGTGGATCTGGGCAGGAGTTATCCACG GAATGTGGTTTTGGCTATGGGGCGGGTGCTCGCTGTGCACCCTGCAGACCAGGGCGCTACAAAGAGGAAGCAGGAGGGCAGAAATGCAAGCCGTGTCTATCATGTGCCCACACCAGCCGCCTCCATAGAGCCAACTGCACCACCACAGGAAACGCTGTGTGTGGAGACTGTCTGCCCGG GTTCTATAGGAAAACCAAGCTGAGTGGGTTTCAGGACATGGACTGTGTACCCTGTGGAGACCCTCCTCATGCCTATGAGCCTCTCT GCAGTAGCAGGGTGAACCTGGTGCCCCTTTCGTCTGTTGTGGCAAGCTCCAGGGACACTGTCCTGGCTGTAGTCATCTGCATCGCTCTGACTTCTGTCCTACTGGCCCTAATACTTTTCTGTGCCATCTACTGCAAAAGACAGCTGGAGAAGAAACCTCATG AGCCATGCCAGGGTGGTAGCTGCCATGATGCAAAGTTCCCCAGCTTTGAGAATATTCAGGACCATCAGCTACATCAAATCACCTCAAACTGCTACCATGGCACAGGCATAACTTGTG GTTAA
- the LOC112257802 gene encoding tumor necrosis factor receptor superfamily member 19 isoform X4, translated as MEWKLKKILSLLLEVHGTAVENRECREQEYRDEAGDCIACRQCGSGQELSTECGFGYGAGARCAPCRPGRYKEEAGGQKCKPCLSCAHTSRLHRANCTTTGNAVCGDCLPGFYRKTKLSGFQDMDCVPCGDPPHAYEPLCSSRVNLVPLSSVVASSRDTVLAVVICIALTSVLLALILFCAIYCKRQLEKKPHEPCQGGSCHDAKFPSFENIQDHQLHQITSNCYHGTGITCGMLFC; from the exons ATGGAGTGGAAGCTAAAGAAGATTCTGTCGCTTTTACTGGAG GTTCATGGAACTGCAGTGGAGAATAGAGAATGCAGGGAGCAGGAGTACAGGGATGAAGCAGGGGACTGTATCGCCTGCAGACAGTGTGGATCTGGGCAGGAGTTATCCACG GAATGTGGTTTTGGCTATGGGGCGGGTGCTCGCTGTGCACCCTGCAGACCAGGGCGCTACAAAGAGGAAGCAGGAGGGCAGAAATGCAAGCCGTGTCTATCATGTGCCCACACCAGCCGCCTCCATAGAGCCAACTGCACCACCACAGGAAACGCTGTGTGTGGAGACTGTCTGCCCGG GTTCTATAGGAAAACCAAGCTGAGTGGGTTTCAGGACATGGACTGTGTACCCTGTGGAGACCCTCCTCATGCCTATGAGCCTCTCT GCAGTAGCAGGGTGAACCTGGTGCCCCTTTCGTCTGTTGTGGCAAGCTCCAGGGACACTGTCCTGGCTGTAGTCATCTGCATCGCTCTGACTTCTGTCCTACTGGCCCTAATACTTTTCTGTGCCATCTACTGCAAAAGACAGCTGGAGAAGAAACCTCATG AGCCATGCCAGGGTGGTAGCTGCCATGATGCAAAGTTCCCCAGCTTTGAGAATATTCAGGACCATCAGCTACATCAAATCACCTCAAACTGCTACCATGGCACAGGCATAACTTGTGGTATGTTGTTCTGTTAG